The Haloarcula sp. H-GB4 genome contains a region encoding:
- a CDS encoding sulfurtransferase TusA family protein — translation MSETFDIAETLDVKGASCPMPVVKTKQAIDDLAEGSVLEVLATDSGSMSDIEGWADGTNGVALLEQVDEGDVYKHYVEKTD, via the coding sequence ATGAGTGAAACATTCGACATCGCGGAGACGCTCGACGTGAAAGGTGCATCGTGCCCAATGCCGGTCGTCAAGACGAAACAGGCGATAGACGACCTCGCAGAGGGGTCAGTACTGGAGGTCCTCGCGACCGACAGCGGCAGTATGAGTGACATCGAGGGCTGGGCCGACGGGACGAATGGCGTGGCACTACTCGAACAGGTCGACGAGGGCGACGTGTACAAACACTACGTCGAGAAGACGGACTAA
- a CDS encoding DsrE/DsrF/DrsH-like family protein, whose translation MSTDTPSAGDGDSMTEAELQARIEELEETVADLKADDEQKKMTIVATQGSFDMAYPPLILASTAAAFGWDVVVFHTFWGLDILHEEKSENLQLSAVGNPNMPMPNALAALPGMDRMATRMMEKRIDDNGTATIDELIELSLDQGVELQACQMTIELMDYDEDDFYDDVTVGVGAATALQHMAESDIQLLV comes from the coding sequence ATGAGCACGGACACACCATCGGCTGGCGACGGCGATTCGATGACCGAGGCGGAGCTGCAGGCTCGGATCGAAGAGCTCGAAGAGACCGTTGCCGACCTGAAAGCCGACGACGAGCAAAAGAAGATGACCATCGTGGCGACGCAAGGCTCGTTTGACATGGCGTATCCGCCGCTCATTCTCGCCAGCACCGCGGCCGCGTTCGGCTGGGACGTTGTCGTATTCCACACGTTCTGGGGACTGGACATCCTCCACGAGGAGAAGTCCGAGAACCTCCAGTTGTCGGCCGTCGGCAACCCGAACATGCCGATGCCGAACGCGCTCGCGGCGCTGCCTGGGATGGACCGGATGGCGACGCGGATGATGGAAAAGCGCATCGACGACAACGGGACGGCGACGATCGACGAACTCATCGAGCTGTCGCTGGACCAGGGCGTCGAACTGCAGGCCTGTCAGATGACCATCGAACTGATGGACTACGACGAGGACGACTTCTACGACGACGTCACTGTCGGCGTCGGCGCGGCTACCGCGCTCCAGCACATGGCCGAGTCCGACATCCAACTGCTCGTCTGA
- a CDS encoding type 1 glutamine amidotransferase — MNQTIAIVDASVGETPAERNLTRSLDAETTVYKVSDGRLPPVPAGGDWRYDGVVISGSQTSVYDDRDWIHDLTSWVRDVHRADVPTLGICWGHQFLAQSLGGRVVDMNEYELGYRTVHRRGEDPLFADMSSSFTAFQTHSDRVAELPADAVELARNEYGIQAFRLGTRYGVQFHPEYDRETAEWVIGNKDLTDERREAVTATITDESVAAAQEATTVFKNFVRLVATHQRRPGRFD; from the coding sequence ATGAACCAGACAATCGCAATCGTCGATGCGTCAGTCGGTGAGACGCCCGCCGAACGAAACCTGACCCGGTCGCTTGACGCCGAGACAACGGTGTACAAAGTCAGCGACGGGCGTCTCCCACCGGTGCCCGCGGGCGGCGACTGGCGGTACGACGGCGTGGTTATCAGCGGATCACAGACCTCAGTGTACGACGACCGCGACTGGATTCATGACCTCACGTCGTGGGTCCGAGATGTCCACCGGGCAGACGTACCGACCTTGGGGATCTGCTGGGGCCACCAGTTCCTCGCACAGTCTCTCGGTGGGCGCGTGGTCGACATGAACGAATACGAACTCGGGTACCGAACAGTTCACCGGCGAGGCGAAGACCCGCTGTTTGCCGACATGTCGTCGTCGTTCACCGCGTTCCAGACACACTCCGACCGCGTCGCCGAGCTGCCCGCAGACGCGGTGGAACTGGCACGAAACGAGTACGGCATACAGGCGTTCCGACTTGGAACACGCTACGGCGTCCAGTTCCACCCCGAGTACGACCGCGAGACAGCCGAGTGGGTCATCGGCAACAAGGACCTCACCGACGAACGGCGGGAGGCAGTAACGGCAACGATCACCGATGAGTCGGTCGCGGCCGCCCAAGAGGCGACGACGGTGTTCAAGAACTTCGTCAGACTGGTCGCCACCCACCAGCGGCGACCGGGTCGGTTCGACTGA
- a CDS encoding sulfurtransferase TusA family protein → MTTNQSHTEADTTVDARGATCPGPLMDLISEVRAVDTGTVIALLSDAEKSPTEVREWADESGNEVLDIADEGDHYRIHVKKL, encoded by the coding sequence ATGACCACCAATCAAAGTCACACTGAGGCTGACACGACCGTGGACGCTCGGGGCGCGACCTGTCCGGGTCCGCTGATGGACCTCATCTCGGAGGTTCGGGCCGTCGACACTGGCACCGTTATTGCCCTGTTGAGCGACGCCGAGAAGTCGCCGACAGAGGTGCGGGAATGGGCCGACGAGTCTGGCAACGAAGTCCTTGACATCGCCGATGAAGGCGACCACTACAGGATTCACGTGAAGAAACTATGA
- a CDS encoding NAD(P)/FAD-dependent oxidoreductase — MTEHIAIVGGGTGGTVLANTLAEKLDAELAAGEVEITLFNDSEDHVYKPVWLYVAFGQREPADGRRPLGEVVDDRVTIQHDYVANVDHERKELELVDAVNSAPYDKLVVATGAQLEPERVPGLAEGGHHFYGEDGSQALRDELLKMDSGHIVLSVVGTPHMCPAAPLEFTFMIDDWLRERGRRDAFDITYTYPIMRVHGNEHIAEWADPRLRERDISIETMFNAEAVDPETETITSMEGTELDYDLLVAIPPHTGSDFVESAGLGDGGWVDVDKHTLEATGFDDVYAIGDAAQTRVPKAGSAAHYQAHVVAQRLASEVRGQPATAVYGGKTVCFIETGMDDATFVEFDYERPPEPSEPSQAMHWSKLAYNESYWLTARGLL; from the coding sequence ATGACCGAACACATCGCAATCGTCGGTGGCGGCACTGGTGGGACTGTACTGGCGAACACCCTCGCGGAGAAACTCGACGCGGAGCTAGCCGCCGGCGAGGTCGAAATCACGCTGTTCAACGACAGCGAGGACCACGTCTACAAGCCGGTGTGGCTCTACGTCGCTTTCGGACAGCGCGAACCCGCAGATGGCCGGCGGCCCCTTGGGGAGGTCGTCGACGACCGCGTCACCATCCAGCATGACTACGTCGCTAACGTCGACCACGAGCGCAAGGAACTCGAACTTGTCGACGCCGTCAACTCCGCGCCGTACGACAAACTCGTCGTCGCAACGGGGGCACAGCTCGAACCGGAACGAGTCCCCGGCCTCGCCGAGGGCGGGCACCACTTCTATGGCGAAGACGGTTCCCAAGCCCTCCGTGACGAACTCTTGAAAATGGACAGCGGCCACATCGTCCTGAGCGTCGTCGGGACGCCACATATGTGTCCGGCCGCACCGCTCGAGTTCACGTTTATGATCGACGACTGGCTTCGAGAACGCGGCCGTCGGGACGCGTTCGACATCACATACACCTATCCCATCATGCGGGTCCACGGGAACGAACACATCGCGGAGTGGGCCGACCCGCGACTCCGGGAGCGCGACATCAGCATCGAGACGATGTTCAACGCCGAGGCGGTCGACCCCGAGACGGAGACGATCACGTCGATGGAAGGGACAGAGCTGGACTACGACCTCCTCGTCGCTATCCCGCCACACACTGGCAGTGACTTCGTCGAATCGGCCGGGCTCGGCGATGGGGGATGGGTGGACGTCGACAAGCACACGCTCGAAGCGACCGGCTTCGACGACGTGTACGCCATCGGCGATGCCGCTCAGACCAGAGTCCCAAAGGCCGGGAGCGCGGCGCACTATCAGGCCCACGTCGTCGCTCAGCGACTCGCGAGTGAGGTCCGCGGCCAGCCAGCGACAGCCGTCTACGGCGGCAAGACCGTTTGCTTCATCGAGACCGGGATGGACGACGCAACGTTCGTTGAGTTCGACTACGAGCGCCCGCCGGAGCCGAGTGAGCCGAGTCAGGCCATGCACTGGTCGAAGCTCGCGTACAACGAGTCCTACTGGCTCACAGCGCGGGGGCTTCTCTGA